CTTTTAAGGTGCTAATGAACATATGTGAATGAACGTATAATTCCatataatagtcaaaaaaattgattatgcATCTTTAAACAATACTTCATTTAAATGGATTTGATCAGTTAGATTCATACAGATCTTCAGTTTTGACGTAAGCAcagtattccaaatttcatcgtTTTTAGTTTActgctttttaagttattatgatcacattcatactttttatatcattcacattatcattatatttttacgCCACTTAATTAACTCTTTGTTTTTGATAAACAATTACttctaaaagaattttgcaaaatttcagacatttttttctctgaaatttcacTGACGGAACAAATTTTAACGCATATTCTTTACTCAAATACATTCgccattttagaaaatttacaaaattagttATCTTATCACATTACAAAGCAGATTAAGTCACATAAAAGCAGACGATAATATGAAAGCAAATACTCTGTGTTGccaaatgtttataaaagttgTGAAAATagtctataaaaatttgaaaacggtaaaaaaaattaatgcatatgcatttcaaattatgatttttaataacttttgataACGAAAGCTCTCTTTctagaaaatgttatttcagGCCTGTAAATTTTCTAGTAATTTAATGATACAATCTATTTTTCCCagtgaaaacaaattattacctagaattttttttcgttagaaCAAACTTTTATAATGTTAAACGTCATCAAACAAATTATTagatctcaaaataaaaaataatgatatattcaaAACCTGACgtactatgaaatattattaaagaactATTAAAAGCACTTCCAAAATATACgtgttatagtttatttttattttattattattatatttattatctttttttattattatttattatctttttattagtaatagtaataataaacgTGAAAAGTTGTTGCATCAAACGAAAATAAAACAATCGAAAGACAACAAGCTTAGCAAGCAAGTCCTTTGACGTTTTGGCATTCATTTTCCATTGTTATAGTACCTACAAACATTCTGAAGCGTCTTTCTTGTTGCTTATTCTATAGTCTTCTATATTCTATAGTGAAATAGTCTTAATATGAGACAAAAATTTTATCGTCTGCTATGTCTCGTCTAGCCACCCAGAAGACAAAAtggtaatataattatttaatcaactgtaaatttttgattcaaaactaatttttcaccTCATTTAATGTTTACatacatcaaaaaattcaaatgggTAAGAAATGTTTGAACAACGACTAATTATCAACTACAATATCAAATTTCCTCTGGTCATCCTTTGGAAAGATTGcgaaaatattcaatacattagattttgaaattatctatttctagtatatatatatatatatatatatatatatatattactcagaattaattaaagttaaaaattaaattaaatatttaatattatttcgtatAATCATCCTCAAAAAGACAGAAAAGGTAAAGGGGGTGACTAAATATATAAGTCAAAAGGGcaatataattatatcattttataaagcCAAATATAAAGAGTAGcaaagagatatatttttttaatcagatttttaaaacatactttcatTAATATGCTaaagaatagatatttttaatttttatttgttctttatgcattttaaaaccactattatttttttccctatttaaaaaaattccagaagtattttttttttttttttcaaattcatcattAGGTTGCGCCATGAAACCACGAGTATGATAttagaaatcaatttaattaatctattaagaGACAATTAAGTTctctaatattaaaatagtgtattatcaTTCAGAGCAAGAAAGAgtacaaatttttctaaatttctaaaatttttagcaCATTAGAAACTGAActtaaattcatttacaatatttcatttttatagacatGAAATAAGACAAGTGAAAAAGAGATACTTATTAAATTCAAGTTTTGGCACTACTCATTCTTCCTGAATCCTCCTGAATAATAAACAATACAATCACTGAATTCTTTGCAACTTGATAATATTTCTCTTctgacattatttttcaaattgcataaagtgaaaaaaatgaaatattttacaagattGGTCATCAGAACTAACAAATGTGGTTGGTAAATACTTTTTAGGTGGCAGGAATCaaaaaactaccaaatttggttgaTAGATACTTCTTAGGTAGAAGCTATCagaaactaccaaatttggtaggtgCATACTTCTTAGGTAGTAGGTATCagaaattaccaaatttggttgGTAGGTACTTCTTAAGTAGTAGGTATCAAAAACCATTAAATTTGGTTAGTAGATACTTCTAAGATAGTAGGTATCagaaactaccaaatttggtgagTAGATACTTCTTAGGTGGCAGGTATCAGAAACTACCAAATTTGATGGGTAGGTACTTCTTAGATAGTATGTATCAGAAAgggtttctcaaaattttaatcagattttgatTGGCgacataataaacaaaaaattatttttttccctcaataagTTCATAACTTTTAACCACTGcatcttcttaaaattcaaaaatgagctTAAATTGCCATTTGCAGCGACgccttttatttttgtaatgaaaataagactgattttattgctttattcgAATCCCTCATTCTTGTACCtttgctaatgttaaaattacGATTCGGGAAATTCTTTTCTTTGGATATTAATTACAAAAcagaattcaatttctttttattaaaatgattatgtttttcaaatttttttgtaaattgcatgTTGTAAAAAACATTACGCTTGCAAAGTAAGGCTGGTGCATTAAGGCCAGATAAATACAGGGCAAACCATTCAAGCCTAAGACATTATCATGCTACCGTATTTCGAACTAGATATCTTTTCTTCTCTGTCGaactcttttaaatctttttttaaagcattataatgttcattaaatagttaatgaacatgtttaaattatttttttaaattaagatcgTTTTCATGTATGTTTGTTTCAAAACAATCATTAATCTGAATGTAATAGGAATCATATGAAAAGCGAATCCTAAACAAACTTGTTTTCctgttaaattaagaaaaaaaaattgaatgtaggAGAGAATAAAAATTCTGTGGTAACTTAATAATGCTCTGTTCAATCAGTATTAATAGTGGTCATAATCTATGGTTAAAAATTACTGTATTTAAGTTTGCAGAtgtataccaaaaaaaaaattaataaaaataattttaaagaccctcatttattattatactaggaagtacatttttttaaatatttttatacaattattaccATAAATTTAATGGTTTCTTGAAATCATTTTCTTGAATTCACTACTAGTGGCGCCACTCTTATGGAatccatatttaatttaattaatttgattaactaacaactaagttctgaaaatataaaatattgcttcGTCATCGAGAATACAAAAGAGCACAAAGTTTTAAAACTCTGCACATCAGGAAGTGAGTTTTTCTTACATGTTTTCCTTACTTATTTGACGACATCGTTACAGATTATACAGAGGGTTTAGAGCACTGAATTTGCCAATTAAGTACAAAAGTAGATTTCGgttagaaaaaacaaaatatgatcgttgaaaatgtgtaataattcaaatgagataaaaatatgtaaaatcatttattttgaaaaatttactaagATATGAAGATCTGTGAAtggaaatcattaaatatatatatataaagaaaatatatttctaactaTATTGgggtaaattttcataaatttctcatgtaacttcactttattttaaaactctagcTATACATTCAAGTAACTAAGacatgaagaagaaataaaatatttctttaattattggtATCATTTATTTGCTGATTAGGCTgtggaagatattttttaattacttaacaaagagtaaaaatttcaaaatatattaaaaacagaaatgaaaagaaaattgtgatccatattttaaagaacttaatgtcaaaaataattttttctttccatttatttcaatCGAATGATACATTTCAATCAGGAAGTGAAATGACTTTAAGAACTGTCTGGAatccaaaatatattaatgaaaatgtctGTAATTGAATCATGAAAACAAcaccattttcttttctttttattctctttttttcaagTTCTCAGGAcagttaaagaataattttacttcttattaCAGCTTATATTCTTACTGAACATATagcattttagaaaacaaataccattccttttcatatatttttctgttcttataataaaagtatagtacttaattatttttgttaagaaaaatagaaattgttaTATATTACTTTGTTATTTAAGAGTTATAGGGACTGTTAAGCCATAACAGAACATTGTCTCCAAAGTCATGTAGCATCAATTAATTTTCagcattaaattagaaaaaaagataatttaatgaatatttcacatttaattataaccacttcACTTTCTCCGCATTAAAGATCCCAAAGGTGAACATTTTCATAACtatgaattcttttcttcttttttttattaaaaacacagAAAGTAAGCTTTAGTTttctgctttaatatttattttctatttttatttctaataagctGATTCACAGACAAAAAGAAAGTGTTCCTTTGTTTCTCATTTATACAATAGTAAATTTTGCCAAATATGCCTAAACTTTAATCTGCTAAACTTTTATCTTGTACAAGAGTTGTCAGATCAAAATGGCAAAATAAGGCCAAGTTTCTTAAGAAAGGCAAAATTCAGGCTATTAATTCAATACTGGTTTTCATTAAAAGCCGTTTATAAAAAagctttctttcataaaaaagaatttatattaaaataacatatgtttaataaataaattcatataaaaataaaatatctctatGAAATTGTTTCATCTGAAGAAATTCAACCTTATCGCCCCTAAATGAAATAACAGTACTAAGCTAAGTACTTCAACTTTCAGCTGGCACAGTCGTAAAGAGctacattatattaaaactttaattaataaatataataatttaacatttcttttaatacatatatttttaattatttcagattccTAACAAATACCCAAAAgtgtaaaattttacatttttttaaatgtaaataaatatattatgcacTTTACAACAACCGATTAGGGTATAAGTTGATTGgtgtaaataaaagtcattgcaaGATAACAATTAATTATCACTAGCCGTGCACAATAAAATGTTCGCTTATCACCAACAATCAtgattagaaacttttaattaacttttttattacaattccaTTCAATTTGGTCTAAAATCGAACAAAAAATGATCAATGGAATATCTAATATAAACACTAATTGCattgtttttgctttttgtttagtTGCTATGGGAGAAAATTAAAGATCGGCCAAGATAAGAGAGAAAGAAATTCgccaaataagaaaagaaaaaaaaatcagtcaaaatgcCTGAAAACAGAAATTCTCTACAGGAAGACTTGTTCCCATCCTCCCTGACACTTGCAGAAGAACATGAAGAGAATGAAACTTTCAGAAGAAAACTTACTTTCGGTCTGGGCATCGCAGAAATATTCTGCGGTGTCATGTTGGGCGTGTTTGGACTACTTTCCATGAACATGGAAGCTGCCATGTCATCATTAGCTGGAGGTGTGTGGGCTGGTGGTGTTGCAGTGGCAACAGGCTTGTCAGCAATATGTTTAACAAAGTGCTCTAAGAAAGCAATACATGCTGTACTGTTTCTATGCCTGTCAGTGGCCAGTGTCCTGACAGGAGGCTTGGCAACTGTCTTTGTAGCAACAGGACTGGCACATGATGCCCAGTGGCCAGCTGGGTATTATGTAGATAGTGATGGAAGAAGAGTTTTGTTTGCAGGAGACATTGCCACAAGAGCGCCATTGCTAGCTGTTGCAGCAGTTACATTAACGTCGGCCATTGCCGATTGCGCACTGGCAGTGGCATGCTGCATAGTAGCAGCCCAAGAAGCATGCCAGTGCTATGTCTGTTCTGATGATGATGATCCAGTTGATCATGATTCTAAAGTTCGACACGACCGACTGGTCACATGGTTAGGCCAACAAGCTCTGATCGATTTTGTTATGGCCAGTGGGAAAATTCCAGAAAATCTTAATCCTAGTGTAATGAATAACAATCCGAGTATAAATACTAGTGTAAGTAATAAATGAACGCTGAGAAATTAAAGCAACGTCGAAAAAGATGGCAATTTGCttcttgaaaacaaaatgaaCTGTGTCTGTTTGGTTTCCACTGAAATAAGTAGCTAAAAAATTAgctaatagaaatagaaatttgcttttttttatggaAAGGACATTAAGCTATCcataaattatcaaagaaaagaaaagaaaatgaaaatgattaaaatttgtgacactttttttatttataccagAATGAATGTTCGATTAGAaagtgtataataaaatatttttatcgaagttcattattttaatttgtcttaaTTGTCTCAtgaaattagacatttttttactttttaaatagcaagtcattttttataaaagaaggtaacagcaaataaattatatatatatatatatatatatatatatatatatatatatatatatatatatatatttgataatcttttttgcgttgctcaaaaataaaataaaataaaacatatcgtATGAGCTTTAAGTGATTCACTTATTGTGGTCATCagcaataaagaaaagaaagtaattcaATTCGCAATAggttattctaaaatattatctgcagttatttaataatatattttaacagctGCTGGAGAACATTTCCATCTAAACTGAATTAAcgtgaatataaaatttcttttcagatgaCTAAacactaaactaaaaaaaaaaatctatttgtctTTGACTTTGTATTAATCTTGCAATCTAAATAAATGTacaatttcaattattcttttttaaatacaaaaaaatttctttggagTAATTGTAATAAtgcatacatttatttcaaatttctacgGTAAAAGGTGAACAAATTTCGATAAGCAAATGAagtatttatgattattatgaaGTATATGAAGTATTATGAAGTATTCATTTGAAAGTATTCTATACATTTTACAATCGAATAactcgaaaaatattttctaaaatttttcaggaCTCCTAAATGAAgtaataatatcaaaatgttaatttaactgGTAAATATACACATGTccagttttaaaatcaaaacgcAATAACTTgacatttattcatttcaaataatataagattaaacatttttttttcatacatacatAGCAAATTATTGATTACTAAATGCAAATATCTGGTAAAAATCTGGTTGTCTGCTAATTTGTAAATTCGATTTCTATTCAGATCAGATTTTCAAATCCTAATTAGGgtcgaaaaaaatttctatcgTACCGAATTGACCCACATACAACATATTTACAActtgaatatacaaatgaaaatatacatatacttGCTTAAACTTggccatttatttattcattatttttatttttaatttacttatgaaactgaaaaaatattgtaataaacctgaaaagtatataactaaaataaaagatttgaaatgtAAAACAATAAGCAGTTAAATAGGGACATTCAAATAATAATGAGGCATTTCCAATCAGCCGAAGAAGTGTAATAAAGTTTGATGCTACGGCCCCCTCTTCAAACCACACAAGAGGTTATTTTGAGGTGTTATATAAGGTGATGATGATAACTGAAATTGCAA
Above is a genomic segment from Argiope bruennichi chromosome 1, qqArgBrue1.1, whole genome shotgun sequence containing:
- the LOC129977782 gene encoding uncharacterized protein LOC129977782 — its product is MPENRNSLQEDLFPSSLTLAEEHEENETFRRKLTFGLGIAEIFCGVMLGVFGLLSMNMEAAMSSLAGGVWAGGVAVATGLSAICLTKCSKKAIHAVLFLCLSVASVLTGGLATVFVATGLAHDAQWPAGYYVDSDGRRVLFAGDIATRAPLLAVAAVTLTSAIADCALAVACCIVAAQEACQCYVCSDDDDPVDHDSKVRHDRLVTWLGQQALIDFVMASGKIPENLNPSVMNNNPSINTSVSNK